In Natronococcus occultus SP4, the following proteins share a genomic window:
- the ilvN gene encoding acetolactate synthase small subunit encodes MTRDQGLDGPAPEERPTPAGRRTKQGIRIDPEVEARREPRRTVISALVEHEPGVLAEVSGLFSRRQFNIESLTVGPTDEDGRARITLVVEEPDPGIDQIKKQLRKLLPAIAVRELDPDAMRRELALVKVNAERPDQVAAVADMYDAKTVDSSPETATFEITGARQKIEAAIETFSQFGIREIARTGTTALARGTADTAAPTPPESSADKANQTQQYTHADDD; translated from the coding sequence ATGACACGGGACCAGGGCCTCGACGGACCCGCTCCCGAGGAGCGCCCGACGCCTGCCGGCCGACGGACCAAGCAGGGGATCCGCATCGACCCCGAGGTCGAGGCGCGACGCGAGCCCCGACGGACCGTCATCTCGGCGCTGGTCGAACACGAGCCCGGCGTGCTGGCCGAAGTCTCGGGACTGTTCTCGAGACGGCAGTTCAACATCGAGAGCCTGACGGTGGGCCCGACGGACGAGGACGGCCGCGCGCGGATCACGCTGGTCGTCGAAGAGCCCGACCCGGGGATCGACCAGATCAAAAAGCAGCTGCGGAAGCTGCTGCCGGCGATCGCAGTTCGGGAGCTCGATCCCGACGCGATGCGTCGCGAGCTCGCCCTGGTGAAGGTCAACGCCGAGCGACCCGACCAGGTCGCGGCGGTCGCGGACATGTACGACGCCAAGACCGTCGACTCGAGCCCCGAGACGGCGACCTTCGAGATCACGGGCGCCCGCCAGAAGATCGAGGCCGCGATCGAGACGTTCTCCCAGTTCGGCATCCGCGAGATCGCCCGAACCGGGACGACCGCGCTTGCCCGTGGCACCGCCGACACCGCGGCACCGACGCCGCCAGAATCGTCCGCCGACAAGGCGAACCAGACCCAGCAGTACACCCACGCAGACGATGACTGA
- the ilvB gene encoding biosynthetic-type acetolactate synthase large subunit: MSERAPPVTATEEQHDDQETPRDEPPESTGTVDADAESATGAEPTPVTTGAESVVRALENAGVEHAFGVQGGAIMPVYDALYDSEIHHVTMAHEQGASHAADAYGIVSGEPGICLATSGPGATNLVTGLADADMDSDPVVALTGQVPTEFVGNDAFQETDTTGVTMPVTKTNTFSSEPDRVGTDVSEAFALASEGRPGPTLVDLPKDVTKAETDREPDEPQTPDTYEVQQRADPEFVDAAAERVENAKRPIMLLGGGVIKGEASEVCREFAIEHEIPVVTTMPGIGAFPEDHELSMEMAGMHGTGYANMAITHCDTMIAVGTRFDDRLTGGIETFAPDAEIIHVDIDPAEISKNIHADYPLIGDAGTVVEQLAEAVDESPQATKWRAQCQQWKSDYSMAYEAPEDEPIKPQFVVEALDEATSDRAVVTTGVGQHQMWACQYWTYTEPRTWVSSHGLGAMGYGLPAAIGARFAADDDQEVVCIDGDGSFLMTLQGLSVAVRENLDITVAVLNNEYIGMVRQWQDAFFDGRHSASDYGWMPEFDTLAEAFGASGYRIDDYDEVADTIDAALAYDGPSVIDVHIDPQANVYPMVPSGGDNGQFALAEDQL; the protein is encoded by the coding sequence ATGAGCGAACGCGCACCACCGGTTACCGCAACCGAGGAACAGCACGACGACCAAGAGACACCACGGGACGAGCCACCGGAGTCGACCGGGACCGTGGACGCCGACGCCGAGTCGGCGACAGGCGCCGAACCGACCCCGGTCACGACGGGTGCCGAGTCGGTCGTCCGCGCGCTCGAGAACGCAGGAGTCGAACACGCGTTCGGCGTGCAGGGCGGCGCGATCATGCCCGTCTACGACGCGCTGTACGACTCCGAGATCCACCACGTGACGATGGCCCACGAGCAAGGGGCGTCCCACGCGGCCGACGCCTACGGCATCGTCTCCGGGGAGCCGGGGATCTGCCTGGCGACCTCGGGGCCGGGGGCGACGAACCTCGTCACCGGTCTGGCCGACGCCGACATGGACTCGGATCCCGTCGTCGCGCTGACCGGACAGGTGCCGACCGAGTTCGTCGGCAACGACGCCTTCCAGGAAACCGACACCACGGGCGTCACGATGCCGGTCACGAAGACCAACACCTTCTCGAGCGAGCCCGATCGCGTCGGCACCGACGTCAGCGAGGCGTTCGCGCTCGCCAGCGAGGGCCGTCCCGGGCCGACGCTGGTCGATCTGCCCAAAGACGTCACGAAAGCCGAGACCGACCGCGAACCCGACGAGCCGCAAACGCCCGACACCTACGAGGTCCAGCAGCGAGCGGATCCCGAGTTCGTCGACGCCGCAGCCGAACGCGTCGAAAACGCCAAGCGACCGATCATGCTACTCGGCGGCGGCGTCATCAAGGGCGAAGCTAGCGAGGTCTGTCGCGAGTTCGCGATCGAACACGAGATTCCGGTCGTCACGACGATGCCGGGCATCGGCGCGTTCCCCGAGGACCACGAGCTCTCGATGGAGATGGCCGGCATGCACGGCACCGGCTACGCCAACATGGCGATCACCCACTGCGATACGATGATCGCCGTCGGCACCCGGTTCGACGACCGGCTCACCGGCGGCATCGAGACGTTCGCGCCCGACGCGGAGATCATCCACGTCGACATCGATCCCGCCGAGATCAGCAAGAACATCCACGCGGACTACCCGCTGATCGGCGACGCCGGTACCGTCGTCGAACAGCTCGCCGAGGCCGTCGACGAGTCGCCACAGGCGACGAAGTGGCGTGCCCAGTGCCAGCAGTGGAAGTCCGACTACTCGATGGCCTACGAGGCCCCCGAGGACGAACCGATCAAACCGCAGTTCGTCGTCGAAGCCCTCGACGAGGCTACGAGCGACCGCGCGGTCGTCACCACCGGCGTCGGCCAACACCAGATGTGGGCCTGCCAGTACTGGACCTACACCGAGCCCCGAACCTGGGTCTCGAGTCACGGACTGGGTGCGATGGGGTACGGCCTGCCGGCGGCGATCGGCGCTCGCTTCGCGGCCGACGACGACCAGGAGGTCGTCTGTATCGACGGCGACGGCTCGTTCCTGATGACGCTGCAGGGCCTGTCGGTCGCCGTCCGCGAGAACCTGGATATCACGGTCGCCGTGCTCAACAACGAGTACATCGGGATGGTCCGGCAGTGGCAGGACGCCTTCTTCGACGGCCGTCATTCGGCGTCGGACTACGGCTGGATGCCCGAGTTCGACACGCTCGCCGAGGCCTTCGGCGCGTCCGGTTACCGGATCGACGACTACGACGAGGTCGCAGACACCATTGACGCCGCGCTGGCCTACGACGGTCCCTCCGTGATCGACGTCCACATCGATCCGCAGGCGAACGTCTATCCGATGGTGCCAAGCGGCGGCGACAACGGTCAGTTCGCGCTGGCGGAGGACCAACTATGA
- a CDS encoding homocitrate synthase/isopropylmalate synthase family protein: MQIQCLHKATRPLTPVRGVEFFQGTLDSTDEIESARVFDTTLRDGEQSPGTSFSYDDKREIASVLDEMGTHVIEAGFPVNSEAEFEAVRDIASSTSTTTCGLARVVDDDIEAALDSGVEMVHTFVSTSDVQIEDSMHATREDVVQRAVESVERITEAGATCMFSPMDATRTDEGFLIDVIEAVSEAGTDWINIPDTCGVATPNRFRAMIEKVCAHTDARVDVHTHDDFGLATANALSGIEAGADQAQVSVNSIGERAGNAAYEEFVMAVESVYQCDTGIDTTRIVELSELVEEKSSIETPGNKPVVGDNAFSHESGIHAAGVIENSDTFEPGVMTPEMVGATRRLVMGKHTGTHSVRERLEERGYEPTDDEVRTVTRRVKDYGAEKRRITVDDLERFAEEAGVERRREEVQI, translated from the coding sequence ATTCAGATACAATGTCTTCACAAGGCAACCCGACCTCTGACACCAGTCAGGGGGGTCGAGTTCTTCCAGGGCACGTTAGATTCCACTGACGAAATCGAGTCAGCACGTGTCTTCGATACGACGCTGCGGGACGGCGAACAGTCGCCCGGCACGTCGTTTTCCTACGACGACAAACGCGAGATCGCCTCCGTCCTGGACGAGATGGGGACCCACGTCATCGAGGCCGGCTTCCCCGTCAACTCCGAGGCCGAGTTCGAGGCGGTCAGGGATATCGCGTCCTCGACGTCGACGACCACCTGCGGGTTGGCCCGCGTCGTCGACGACGACATCGAAGCCGCACTGGATTCCGGTGTCGAGATGGTGCATACGTTCGTCAGCACCAGCGACGTCCAGATCGAGGACTCGATGCACGCGACCCGGGAGGACGTAGTACAGCGCGCCGTCGAGTCGGTCGAACGGATCACGGAGGCGGGGGCGACCTGTATGTTCTCGCCGATGGACGCGACCCGAACGGACGAGGGGTTCCTGATCGACGTGATCGAGGCGGTCTCCGAGGCAGGGACCGACTGGATCAACATCCCGGACACCTGCGGCGTCGCCACGCCGAACCGGTTCCGGGCGATGATCGAGAAGGTCTGTGCACACACCGACGCACGGGTCGACGTCCACACTCACGACGACTTCGGGCTGGCGACCGCAAACGCCCTGTCGGGCATCGAGGCGGGCGCCGATCAGGCGCAGGTCTCGGTCAACTCGATCGGCGAGCGGGCCGGTAACGCCGCCTACGAGGAGTTCGTGATGGCCGTCGAGTCGGTCTACCAGTGTGATACGGGGATCGATACGACCCGCATCGTGGAGCTCTCGGAACTCGTCGAGGAGAAGAGTTCGATCGAGACGCCGGGGAACAAACCCGTCGTCGGCGACAACGCCTTCTCCCACGAGAGCGGGATCCACGCCGCGGGCGTCATCGAGAACTCCGACACCTTCGAACCCGGCGTGATGACCCCGGAGATGGTCGGCGCGACGCGCCGACTGGTCATGGGGAAACACACCGGGACTCACTCGGTCCGCGAACGCTTGGAGGAGCGCGGGTACGAGCCCACCGACGACGAGGTGCGAACGGTTACCCGCCGCGTCAAGGACTACGGCGCGGAGAAACGTCGTATCACGGTCGATGACCTGGAGCGGTTCGCCGAGGAGGCCGGCGTCGAGCGCCGGCGAGAGGAGGTGCAGATCTGA
- a CDS encoding winged helix-turn-helix transcriptional regulator — protein MRELDETDLEILELLATDARRPYKEIADRVDLTPPAVSDRISRLESQGIIREFTIDIDRERLHGDVSMLVELEPAPEAVADVYAAAGELEGVEHVFEGGDGRVLVHATISGTDVRSWLADEIDLGSLSGYDVTLLNRSARVSALAATGFAHECVVCGKQVTGDGVTATIDGEIKTFCCPSCEERYVNRYESHRDALE, from the coding sequence ATGCGCGAGCTCGACGAGACGGATCTGGAGATCCTCGAGCTGTTGGCGACCGACGCCCGGCGACCGTACAAGGAGATCGCCGACCGGGTCGATCTGACGCCGCCGGCGGTGTCCGATCGGATCTCCCGACTCGAGAGCCAGGGGATCATCCGGGAGTTCACGATCGACATCGACCGCGAGCGGCTCCACGGCGACGTCTCGATGCTCGTCGAGCTCGAGCCGGCTCCCGAGGCGGTCGCGGATGTCTACGCCGCTGCGGGCGAGCTCGAGGGCGTCGAACACGTTTTCGAGGGGGGCGACGGGCGCGTCCTCGTTCACGCTACGATCTCGGGAACCGACGTCCGCTCGTGGCTCGCCGACGAGATCGATCTCGGCTCGCTGTCGGGATACGACGTGACGCTGCTCAACCGGTCCGCGCGGGTCTCCGCGCTGGCGGCGACCGGGTTCGCCCACGAGTGTGTCGTTTGCGGGAAACAGGTTACGGGCGACGGCGTGACCGCGACGATCGACGGCGAGATCAAGACGTTCTGTTGTCCCTCCTGCGAGGAGCGGTACGTGAACCGGTACGAATCCCACCGGGACGCCCTCGAGTGA
- a CDS encoding ferritin-like domain-containing protein, with product MSEDDVTDLLTEAYIDELETVMNYLTNAIVLDGVHAEEVKSSLAADVDEELEHARLLGNRLKQLDRSPPGSEAFEAGQSSLQPPEDTTDVESVIDGVLEAEEDALETYRSLLEAAEDANDPITEDVAVTILADEEAHRTEFRGFKKEFPRD from the coding sequence ATGTCCGAAGACGACGTTACGGACCTCCTGACGGAGGCCTACATCGACGAACTCGAGACAGTGATGAACTATCTGACCAACGCCATCGTGCTCGACGGGGTCCACGCCGAGGAGGTCAAATCGAGCCTCGCAGCCGACGTCGACGAGGAGCTCGAGCACGCGCGGCTGCTTGGCAATCGACTCAAGCAGCTCGATCGGTCCCCGCCCGGCTCGGAGGCGTTCGAGGCCGGCCAGTCGAGTCTGCAGCCCCCCGAGGACACCACCGACGTCGAGTCGGTGATCGACGGCGTCCTCGAGGCCGAGGAGGACGCCCTGGAGACGTACCGGTCGCTGCTCGAGGCCGCCGAGGACGCGAACGATCCGATCACCGAGGACGTCGCGGTGACGATCCTCGCCGACGAAGAGGCCCACCGCACCGAGTTCCGCGGGTTCAAGAAGGAGTTTCCCCGGGACTGA
- a CDS encoding DUF5779 family protein has product MSDFDLDLRTVEEHIDEEFELDGEIVLGVLDGTTPADDWLEAVSTGNVLVLCVEGEVNELASGFARDVKESGGNLIHFRGFLVVTPPGIDVNTDRL; this is encoded by the coding sequence ATGAGCGATTTCGATCTCGACCTGCGAACCGTCGAGGAACATATCGACGAGGAGTTCGAGCTCGACGGCGAAATCGTCCTCGGCGTCCTCGACGGGACGACGCCCGCCGACGACTGGCTCGAGGCGGTTTCGACGGGGAACGTCCTCGTCCTCTGTGTCGAGGGCGAGGTCAACGAGCTGGCCTCCGGCTTCGCTCGCGACGTCAAGGAGTCGGGCGGCAACCTCATTCACTTCCGCGGCTTTCTGGTCGTCACCCCGCCGGGGATCGACGTCAACACCGATCGGCTGTAG
- a CDS encoding 50S ribosomal protein L37e has product MTGAGTPSQGKKNKTTHTKCRRCGEKSYHTKKKVCSSCGFGKSAKRRDYEWQSKTGDN; this is encoded by the coding sequence ATGACTGGCGCAGGAACCCCGAGCCAAGGAAAGAAGAACAAGACGACCCACACGAAGTGTCGTCGCTGCGGAGAGAAGTCCTACCACACGAAAAAGAAGGTCTGCTCGTCGTGCGGCTTCGGCAAGTCCGCCAAGCGCCGCGACTACGAGTGGCAGTCCAAGACCGGCGACAACTAA
- a CDS encoding LSM domain-containing protein, with amino-acid sequence MSGRPLDVLEASLGERVTVRLKSGDEYVGDLTGYDQHMNLVLEDVSRAADREVDDEDPVEDTTIIRGDNVVSITP; translated from the coding sequence ATGAGTGGACGACCGCTTGACGTCCTCGAGGCGTCGCTCGGCGAACGCGTCACCGTGCGGCTCAAGAGCGGCGACGAGTACGTCGGCGACCTCACCGGCTACGATCAGCACATGAACCTGGTGCTCGAAGACGTCTCGAGAGCCGCCGACCGCGAGGTGGACGACGAGGACCCGGTCGAAGACACAACGATTATACGCGGCGATAACGTCGTTTCGATCACTCCATGA
- a CDS encoding zinc-dependent metalloprotease, giving the protein MNLYRSARAVAGASGDSVIDWQSAAEGAKAATDPGSLDLEPGEREAYARDVREARAAVRSVSGAEFDVPDTVEIQNRHHWIDANVETFQRVMGALETPTGTFPGVARTINTGTMTVLLAFLGRNVLGQYDPLLLADTPDEDHALYFVRPNIHKAADTLEVDVDRFRRWIAFHEVTHAAEFGAAPWLSDHLEERMRDGVADLSTGSFNKAAFKDLDAAMTVVEGYAELLMDHAFDGEYEDLRRKLDARRQGRGPLQKLFRQLLGLGLKERQYERGKNFFEHVVAVRDVETAALVWERPENLPTHDELDSPGLWIRRMER; this is encoded by the coding sequence GTGAACCTTTATCGTAGTGCCCGCGCGGTCGCCGGTGCCTCCGGCGACAGCGTGATCGACTGGCAGTCGGCCGCCGAGGGGGCGAAGGCGGCGACCGACCCCGGCTCGCTCGACCTCGAGCCCGGCGAGCGCGAGGCCTACGCCCGCGACGTGCGCGAGGCCCGCGCCGCGGTGCGGTCGGTTTCCGGTGCCGAGTTCGACGTTCCCGACACGGTCGAGATCCAGAACCGCCACCACTGGATCGACGCCAACGTCGAGACGTTCCAGCGGGTCATGGGTGCCCTCGAAACCCCCACCGGGACCTTCCCCGGCGTCGCGCGCACGATCAACACGGGGACGATGACCGTGCTGTTGGCGTTTCTGGGACGGAACGTGCTGGGGCAGTACGATCCGCTTTTGCTCGCGGACACTCCTGACGAGGACCACGCGCTCTACTTCGTCCGACCCAACATCCACAAGGCTGCCGACACGCTCGAGGTCGACGTCGACCGGTTCCGCCGCTGGATCGCGTTCCACGAGGTGACTCACGCCGCCGAGTTCGGCGCGGCGCCGTGGCTCTCGGACCACCTCGAGGAGCGGATGCGAGATGGGGTCGCCGACCTCTCGACGGGTTCGTTCAACAAGGCGGCGTTCAAGGACCTCGACGCGGCGATGACTGTCGTCGAGGGGTACGCCGAGCTGTTGATGGACCACGCCTTCGACGGCGAGTACGAGGACCTCCGGCGCAAGCTCGACGCCCGTCGGCAGGGTCGGGGACCGCTCCAGAAGCTGTTCCGGCAGCTGCTCGGGCTCGGCCTCAAGGAACGCCAGTACGAGCGCGGGAAGAACTTCTTCGAGCACGTCGTCGCGGTGCGAGACGTCGAGACCGCTGCCCTGGTCTGGGAGCGTCCCGAGAACCTCCCGACCCACGACGAACTCGACTCGCCGGGGCTGTGGATCCGACGAATGGAGCGCTGA
- a CDS encoding nuclear transport factor 2 family protein, translated as MSDKAAAVVREYYEALRRGKPLPPYFLESASTTKFGISEAAFGYEAVADALESQTETTTDWSVESHRLSIAEDGAYATFADEVTMAWTDTEAGADRRFDTRWSGTLVRPEAVESGSKTGDTSDDAPAWLFRTMHVSTADEI; from the coding sequence ATGAGCGACAAAGCCGCGGCCGTCGTCCGCGAGTACTACGAGGCGCTCCGGCGGGGCAAGCCCCTGCCGCCGTACTTTCTCGAGAGCGCCTCGACGACGAAGTTCGGAATCAGCGAGGCGGCCTTCGGCTACGAGGCCGTCGCCGACGCTCTCGAGAGCCAGACCGAGACGACGACCGACTGGTCCGTCGAGAGCCATCGGCTCTCGATCGCCGAGGACGGGGCGTACGCCACGTTCGCCGACGAGGTAACGATGGCCTGGACCGACACGGAAGCCGGGGCGGATCGTCGGTTCGACACGCGCTGGAGCGGGACACTGGTTCGTCCCGAGGCCGTCGAGTCGGGATCGAAAACGGGCGATACGAGCGACGACGCTCCCGCGTGGCTGTTCCGGACGATGCACGTCAGCACGGCCGACGAAATATGA
- a CDS encoding SPW repeat domain-containing protein — protein sequence MSNSNSDDPEDRTPTEVESGTGAGDRDDRGRDPRDESTQISNEERRRHTPFISAIVAALGAWVALSVLLYDFAAAELWNNVLVGAVVFVAGTYNYYRLANDVPLSIGVGSLVAILGIWLIVAPALLGMTNGFWSTLASGLLIAGLAGYNAYEAREARSIMTEPDAETP from the coding sequence ATGAGTAACTCCAACAGTGACGACCCCGAGGACCGAACCCCAACCGAGGTCGAGTCGGGCACCGGCGCCGGCGACCGCGACGACCGCGGCCGGGACCCCCGGGACGAGTCCACCCAGATCTCCAACGAGGAGCGACGGCGCCACACGCCCTTTATCAGCGCGATCGTCGCCGCGCTCGGCGCCTGGGTCGCGCTCTCGGTCCTGCTGTACGACTTCGCCGCGGCCGAACTGTGGAACAACGTCCTCGTCGGCGCGGTCGTCTTCGTCGCGGGAACCTACAACTACTACCGGCTCGCCAACGACGTTCCCCTTTCGATCGGCGTTGGCTCCTTGGTCGCGATCCTTGGGATCTGGTTGATCGTCGCACCGGCGCTACTCGGGATGACGAACGGGTTCTGGAGCACACTGGCTTCGGGCCTGCTTATCGCGGGGTTGGCCGGCTACAACGCCTACGAAGCCCGAGAGGCGCGGTCGATCATGACCGAACCCGACGCCGAGACACCGTAG
- a CDS encoding AAA domain-containing protein — translation MDVRGTVADEVEVRSVSTSHGESELAEVPLVRTEDDAADRPSDDYEPTTVTLWNKWTESAELLEPGMELLVTDAEIDDYGAETGFKTTGDSYVVVEPSFLVDVTSIRNWTECPRLYYLNKLSGVPLNYPVVKGTLVHEVFGDLLRGRDLEDAIDARVEERGLQLGLLGEDPESVAEDVRENAQAIEGWLEQGRLTEEDSWRSEQLLISETFGIRGRADAIRRGAPVELKTGKNLKKEPRFKDKVQAACYALLLEEHGGDVDTGTLLYTKNSALDRNEETGDLTPAKEFSMGNGLLKYVVRLRNEIAAAEVAGDVPTGYEGNAKCEYCFEQDTCMVVSGRLDQESKAGQIGQPLPAEEREYFERFSRAIEAERRAVHREYAKLWEQDARERADDDRALIDLEFVEKRELEAGRWELRARRTGGATSKLREGDLVLASDGHPVRGQSELARIERLDEDEVVLTADEPVAVSRLDVYPSELTTDRLLVALHDLLLKGDERRKDVLFDRANPEFETIDETFIDNNDAQNDAVEMAVGARDCALIHGPPGTGKTYTIARAVRAMVDRGERVLLSAFTNRAVDNVLEAVLEQLDSAGADDRIVRVGSESGVREDMQPYRLERAGDPETRLAELEDAQVVAATTATCGSRIMKEQSFDAALVDEAAQLTEPGTFAATNLADRFVLVGDHEQLPPVVQAEGGTGSDEPRAADLTESLFERLVDCHPDAGVMLDRQYRMNQRIQAFASREFYDGQLRPAEPEVAGRTVDDLEGVSRDALPATLRDPVAFVDVEGESSQYTDEAEAARVAELIEAYEDAGLDRADIGVIAPFRAQVSTISSHVPADVAVDTVDRFQGSSKELIIVSFTATGSLEGPIFEDYRRINVALTRPKRALVLVGDSRALSSDPVYGRMLEWAQT, via the coding sequence GTGGACGTACGCGGAACGGTCGCCGACGAGGTCGAGGTGCGCTCGGTGTCGACCAGCCACGGCGAGAGCGAGCTCGCCGAGGTGCCGCTGGTGCGAACTGAGGACGACGCCGCCGACCGCCCGAGCGACGACTACGAGCCGACGACGGTGACGCTGTGGAACAAGTGGACCGAGTCGGCCGAGCTGCTCGAGCCGGGGATGGAACTGCTCGTTACCGACGCGGAAATCGACGACTATGGGGCGGAGACGGGGTTCAAGACGACGGGCGACTCCTACGTCGTCGTCGAGCCGAGCTTCCTCGTCGACGTGACGTCGATCCGGAATTGGACGGAGTGTCCGCGGCTGTACTACCTGAACAAGCTCTCGGGGGTGCCGCTGAACTACCCCGTCGTGAAAGGGACCCTGGTCCACGAGGTGTTCGGCGATCTCCTCCGGGGCCGGGACCTCGAGGACGCGATCGACGCCCGGGTCGAGGAGCGAGGACTCCAGCTCGGCTTGCTCGGTGAGGATCCGGAGTCGGTCGCCGAGGACGTCCGTGAGAACGCGCAGGCGATCGAGGGGTGGCTCGAACAGGGTCGTCTCACGGAGGAAGACTCCTGGCGCTCCGAACAGCTGCTGATCAGCGAGACGTTCGGGATCCGCGGGCGGGCCGACGCGATCCGTCGGGGCGCGCCCGTCGAGCTCAAGACGGGGAAGAACCTGAAGAAAGAACCGCGCTTCAAGGACAAGGTCCAGGCCGCCTGCTACGCCCTGTTGCTCGAGGAACACGGCGGGGACGTCGACACCGGTACGCTGCTGTACACCAAGAACTCGGCGCTGGATCGCAACGAGGAGACCGGCGACCTCACCCCCGCCAAGGAGTTTTCGATGGGTAACGGGCTGTTGAAGTACGTTGTGCGGCTGCGCAACGAGATCGCCGCGGCCGAGGTCGCGGGCGACGTGCCGACGGGGTACGAGGGCAACGCCAAGTGCGAGTACTGCTTCGAGCAGGACACCTGCATGGTTGTCTCGGGGCGACTCGACCAGGAGTCGAAGGCGGGCCAGATCGGCCAGCCCCTGCCCGCCGAGGAGCGGGAGTACTTCGAGCGGTTCTCACGGGCCATCGAGGCCGAGCGCCGGGCGGTCCACCGCGAGTACGCCAAGCTCTGGGAGCAAGACGCCCGGGAGCGGGCCGACGACGACCGCGCGCTGATCGACCTCGAGTTCGTCGAGAAACGCGAGCTCGAGGCGGGTCGCTGGGAGCTTCGCGCCCGTCGAACGGGTGGCGCGACCTCCAAGCTCCGGGAGGGAGATCTCGTCCTCGCGAGCGACGGCCATCCGGTTCGGGGCCAGTCGGAGCTGGCGCGGATCGAGCGACTGGACGAGGACGAAGTCGTCCTCACCGCCGACGAGCCCGTCGCGGTCAGTCGGCTGGACGTCTACCCCTCCGAGCTGACGACCGACCGACTGCTCGTCGCGTTGCACGATCTGCTGTTGAAGGGCGACGAACGGCGCAAGGACGTGCTGTTCGACCGGGCGAACCCCGAGTTCGAAACGATCGACGAGACGTTCATCGATAACAACGACGCGCAGAACGACGCCGTCGAGATGGCCGTGGGCGCGCGCGACTGCGCGCTGATCCACGGCCCGCCCGGCACCGGAAAGACCTACACGATCGCCCGCGCCGTCCGCGCGATGGTCGACCGGGGCGAGCGGGTCCTGCTGTCGGCGTTTACCAACCGGGCGGTCGACAACGTCCTCGAGGCCGTCCTCGAGCAGCTCGACAGCGCGGGTGCGGACGACCGGATCGTCCGCGTGGGATCGGAAAGCGGCGTCCGCGAGGACATGCAGCCGTACCGCCTCGAGCGGGCCGGCGACCCCGAGACGCGACTGGCCGAACTCGAGGACGCCCAGGTCGTCGCCGCGACGACCGCGACCTGTGGCTCGCGGATCATGAAAGAGCAGTCGTTCGACGCCGCCCTGGTCGACGAGGCCGCCCAACTGACGGAGCCGGGCACGTTCGCGGCGACGAACCTCGCCGACCGGTTCGTCCTCGTGGGCGATCACGAGCAGCTCCCGCCCGTCGTCCAGGCGGAGGGTGGGACGGGAAGCGACGAGCCGCGAGCAGCCGACCTCACCGAGTCGCTGTTCGAACGGCTCGTCGACTGTCACCCCGACGCGGGCGTGATGCTCGACCGCCAGTACCGGATGAACCAGCGCATCCAGGCGTTCGCCTCGCGGGAGTTCTACGACGGGCAACTGCGCCCCGCCGAGCCCGAGGTCGCCGGACGTACCGTAGACGACCTCGAGGGCGTCTCCAGGGACGCCCTCCCCGCGACCCTGCGCGATCCCGTCGCGTTCGTCGACGTCGAGGGCGAGAGCTCCCAGTACACCGACGAGGCGGAGGCGGCCCGCGTCGCCGAGCTGATCGAGGCCTACGAGGACGCCGGCCTCGACCGGGCCGACATCGGGGTTATCGCCCCCTTCCGGGCCCAGGTGTCGACGATCTCGAGTCACGTCCCCGCGGACGTCGCCGTCGACACCGTCGACCGCTTCCAGGGCTCGAGCAAGGAGCTCATCATCGTCTCCTTTACCGCGACGGGGAGCCTCGAGGGGCCGATCTTCGAGGACTACCGCCGGATCAACGTCGCGCTCACTCGGCCGAAGCGAGCCCTGGTGCTCGTCGGCGACTCGAGGGCGCTGTCGTCCGATCCGGTGTACGGACGGATGCTCGAGTGGGCACAGACCTGA